From the Acidobacteriota bacterium genome, one window contains:
- the cdd gene encoding cytidine deaminase, producing MDWTALRDAASEAREMAYAPYSGYRVGAALLTRSGEIFRGVNVENGLLTLGVCAERHAVGSAVSAGHRDFVALAVVTESSPPARPCGLCRQTLVEFVEDLPILCVGKDGEAVEERLAKLLPQAFRLDQARSD from the coding sequence ATGGACTGGACCGCCCTCCGAGACGCCGCCTCGGAAGCCCGTGAAATGGCCTACGCGCCCTATAGCGGATACCGCGTCGGCGCCGCCCTTCTCACCCGTTCCGGCGAGATCTTTCGCGGCGTCAACGTCGAAAACGGACTCCTGACGCTGGGGGTCTGCGCCGAGCGCCACGCCGTCGGCAGCGCCGTCTCGGCCGGCCATCGGGACTTCGTGGCCTTGGCCGTCGTCACCGAGTCCTCACCGCCGGCGCGCCCCTGCGGACTGTGCCGTCAGACCCTCGTCGAGTTCGTCGAAGACCTGCCCATTCTGTGCGTCGGGAAGGACGGCGAGGCGGTCGAGGAGCGCCTCGCCAAGCTACTGCCCCAGGCCTTCCGCCTCGATCAGGCGCGCAGCGACTAG
- a CDS encoding MqnA/MqnD/SBP family protein: protein MTDAKTQTINIAHSPDSDDAFMFYALTQGLLDDSGLEIKHVLRDIESLNQAAKEGVYEITAVSIHGYAYLHDRYRLMPSGASFGDGYGPVVVARQALTRDDLAGKTVAIPGELTTAHLALKLWNPEVETTLVPFDRILEEVASGNVIAGVVIHEGQLTYQDDGLHSVVDLGVWWQGETGGPLPLGGNALRKDIDPALQRRLCGLLTDSIAYALDNRQEALSYAIRYARGIEDDPERSDRFVGMYVNEWTRDYGAAGRRAVQQLLDRGHEAGLLPERVVADFIEV from the coding sequence ATGACGGACGCCAAGACTCAGACGATCAATATCGCCCACAGCCCGGACTCCGACGACGCCTTCATGTTCTACGCCCTCACCCAGGGGCTGTTGGACGATTCGGGGCTCGAGATCAAGCACGTTCTGCGAGACATCGAGAGCCTCAATCAAGCGGCCAAGGAGGGGGTCTACGAGATCACCGCCGTTTCGATCCACGGTTATGCCTACCTTCACGACCGCTACCGGCTGATGCCTTCCGGGGCCAGCTTCGGCGACGGCTACGGTCCGGTGGTGGTCGCCCGCCAGGCGCTGACCCGCGACGATCTGGCGGGGAAGACGGTAGCGATACCCGGTGAGCTGACCACCGCCCACCTGGCCCTCAAGCTGTGGAATCCGGAGGTCGAGACCACGTTGGTGCCCTTCGATCGCATCCTCGAAGAGGTCGCCTCCGGCAATGTGATCGCCGGGGTGGTGATTCACGAAGGCCAGCTCACCTACCAGGACGACGGCTTGCACTCGGTGGTCGATCTCGGTGTCTGGTGGCAGGGGGAGACCGGGGGACCGCTGCCGCTCGGCGGCAACGCCTTGCGCAAGGACATCGATCCGGCGCTTCAGCGGCGCCTCTGCGGTTTGCTGACGGACAGCATCGCCTACGCCCTCGACAACCGCCAGGAGGCGCTCTCCTACGCCATCCGCTATGCCCGCGGTATCGAGGACGATCCGGAGCGGTCAGATCGCTTCGTCGGCATGTACGTCAACGAGTGGACGCGCGACTACGGCGCGGCCGGGCGCCGGGCGGTGCAGCAGCTCCTCGACCGTGGCCACGAAGCGGGACTGCTGCCGGAGCGGGTGGTGGCAGACTTCATCGAGGTCTGA
- a CDS encoding thiopeptide-type bacteriocin biosynthesis protein has translation MKDHPDAWRRLVAAVVESFETPVLEAYDGDEEESLLFTDLRQQFILAGVEHLERFRNPTPWLQIGVAVRDGRQAFELLLGPLHRALRRWRADGRFEHFFFMLKEPGIRLRFAGPDLYRGLRPELIAVLDEELAAGRHLGHGMSVYDAETYQFGGETGLEIAHRLFTVDSLAILDLRAAEVRPQTLPILSLTLLNHLLRELTEDPWEMWDAWCNMRLTHRLPTLRPEGVARAEAGFERFRPALEKAVWRPEEVISELPAAARSVMRSSFEENVAVAERLRRAADEGQLLYGPRKIFPFYVIFQWNRWMIPLAMQRTLTLYMERLLDPKIE, from the coding sequence AGACGCCGGTCTTGGAAGCCTACGACGGCGACGAAGAGGAGAGTCTCCTCTTCACCGACCTGCGTCAGCAGTTCATCCTCGCCGGGGTCGAGCACCTCGAACGCTTCCGAAACCCCACGCCGTGGCTGCAGATCGGGGTCGCGGTGCGCGACGGTCGCCAGGCCTTCGAGCTCCTCCTCGGACCTTTGCATCGAGCCCTCCGGCGTTGGCGGGCGGACGGCCGCTTCGAACATTTCTTCTTCATGCTCAAGGAACCGGGCATTCGCTTGCGATTCGCCGGCCCGGACCTGTATCGGGGGCTGCGGCCGGAGCTCATCGCGGTGCTCGACGAAGAGCTCGCCGCCGGGCGTCACCTCGGTCATGGGATGTCCGTCTACGACGCCGAGACCTACCAGTTCGGAGGCGAGACGGGGCTGGAGATCGCCCACCGCCTGTTCACCGTCGACAGCTTGGCGATACTCGACCTGCGGGCCGCCGAGGTGCGCCCACAGACACTGCCGATCTTGTCGTTGACGCTCCTCAACCACCTGCTGCGGGAGCTGACGGAAGATCCCTGGGAGATGTGGGACGCGTGGTGCAACATGCGCTTGACCCACCGCCTGCCGACCCTGCGTCCGGAAGGCGTGGCGCGGGCCGAGGCGGGCTTCGAGCGCTTTCGCCCGGCGCTGGAGAAGGCCGTCTGGCGACCCGAGGAGGTGATCTCCGAGCTGCCCGCGGCGGCGCGATCGGTGATGCGAAGCTCCTTCGAGGAGAACGTCGCCGTGGCCGAGCGGCTGCGGCGGGCGGCCGACGAGGGACAGCTCCTCTATGGGCCGCGGAAGATCTTTCCGTTCTACGTCATCTTCCAGTGGAACCGCTGGATGATTCCCCTCGCCATGCAGCGGACTCTCACCCTTTACATGGAGCGGCTTCTCGATCCCAAGATCGAGTGA